Proteins encoded together in one Catellatospora citrea window:
- a CDS encoding phosphonatase-like hydrolase, translated as MNHPWTELPRLRLACLDMAGTTVSDGGLVERSASVALAAQGVEPGTSGHAAGLTVVRRTMGMSKIVVFREIFDGDEAAAQRANAAFEQAYADLVGAGEVSALPGAAEAIAALREAGVAVVLTTGFARPTQDAIIDALGWRDLVDLALVPGDGLRGRPYPDLVLHAALRLGVDDVRAIVVAGDSVNDIGCGVRAGAGVVAGVLGGAHGRADLAAAGATHLLAAVAELPALLGQP; from the coding sequence GTGAACCACCCCTGGACCGAACTGCCCCGACTTCGGCTGGCCTGCCTGGACATGGCCGGCACCACCGTCAGCGACGGCGGCCTGGTCGAACGGTCCGCCTCGGTGGCCCTGGCCGCGCAGGGCGTCGAGCCCGGCACCAGCGGGCACGCCGCCGGGCTGACCGTGGTGCGCCGCACCATGGGCATGTCGAAGATCGTGGTGTTCCGGGAGATCTTCGACGGCGACGAGGCGGCCGCCCAGCGCGCCAATGCCGCATTCGAGCAGGCCTATGCCGACCTGGTCGGCGCGGGCGAGGTCAGCGCCCTGCCCGGGGCCGCTGAGGCGATCGCCGCACTGCGCGAGGCCGGTGTCGCGGTCGTGCTCACGACCGGGTTCGCCCGGCCCACCCAGGACGCGATCATCGACGCCCTGGGCTGGCGTGACCTGGTCGATCTGGCCCTGGTGCCCGGCGACGGGCTGCGCGGCCGGCCGTACCCGGACCTGGTGCTGCACGCGGCGCTGCGCCTGGGCGTGGACGACGTGCGCGCGATCGTGGTGGCCGGCGACAGCGTCAACGACATCGGCTGCGGCGTACGCGCCGGGGCGGGTGTCGTCGCCGGGGTGCTCGGCGGCGCGCACGGCCGCGCGGACCTGGCCGCCGCGGGCGCGACCCACCTACTGGCCGCCGTGGCCGAACTGCCCGCGCTGCTCGGGCAGCCATGA
- a CDS encoding TIGR03364 family FAD-dependent oxidoreductase: MRVIIVGGGILGLMHARSAVRRGHEVVHLEREAGTRGASVRNFGLVWVSGRATGPELDLALTARQLWEEIGRDVPGVGFRANGSLTVLRTPAELAVAQEVCARPDAAERGLRLLEPDEARRVNPAVRGELLAAVLCERDAAVESRQVPQALRDSLAATGRYRWLPGREVRELSGGPSVVDHLGVRHDADLVVQCTGAAHTGLSGAHLSAAPLRRVRLQMMQTAPLDEPLTTSLADGDSLRYYPAWQTPALAALPPQAPVAAAGKMQLLLVQRLDGSLTIGDTHEYAEPFAFDVDEQYYDYVRAVAEQLLGRALPPTVRRWAGVYSQATDDAIYHRAQAAPGVTIVTGPGGRGMTLSPAIAEETFA; this comes from the coding sequence ATGCGCGTGATCATCGTCGGCGGCGGCATCCTGGGGCTGATGCACGCCCGGTCCGCCGTCCGGCGCGGCCACGAGGTCGTCCACCTCGAACGCGAGGCCGGGACGCGCGGCGCGAGCGTGCGCAACTTCGGCCTGGTCTGGGTCTCCGGCCGGGCCACCGGACCCGAGCTGGACCTGGCGCTGACCGCCCGGCAGCTGTGGGAGGAGATCGGGCGCGACGTGCCCGGCGTCGGCTTCCGCGCCAACGGCTCGCTGACGGTGCTGCGCACCCCCGCCGAGCTGGCGGTCGCGCAGGAGGTCTGCGCCCGGCCCGACGCCGCCGAGCGCGGCCTGCGACTGCTGGAGCCGGACGAGGCCCGGCGGGTCAACCCGGCGGTGCGCGGCGAGCTGCTGGCCGCCGTGCTCTGCGAGCGCGACGCGGCCGTGGAGTCGCGGCAGGTGCCGCAGGCGCTGCGCGACTCGCTCGCGGCCACCGGCCGCTACCGGTGGCTGCCCGGCCGGGAGGTCCGCGAGCTGTCCGGCGGACCGTCGGTCGTCGACCACCTGGGCGTACGCCACGACGCCGACCTCGTCGTGCAGTGCACCGGGGCGGCCCACACCGGACTGTCCGGCGCACACCTGTCGGCCGCGCCGCTGCGGCGGGTGCGCCTGCAGATGATGCAGACCGCGCCGCTCGACGAGCCGCTGACCACGTCGCTGGCCGACGGTGACTCGCTGCGCTACTACCCGGCCTGGCAGACGCCCGCGCTCGCCGCGCTGCCGCCGCAGGCCCCGGTCGCCGCGGCCGGAAAGATGCAGCTCCTGCTCGTGCAGCGCCTCGACGGCAGCCTGACCATCGGCGACACCCACGAGTACGCCGAGCCGTTCGCCTTCGACGTCGACGAGCAGTACTACGACTACGTGCGGGCCGTCGCCGAGCAGCTGCTCGGGCGGGCGCTGCCGCCGACCGTGCGCCGCTGGGCGGGCGTGTACTCGCAGGCCACCGACGACGCCATCTACCACCGGGCGCAGGCCGCGCCGGGCGTGACCATCGTGACCGGACCGGGCGGCCGGGGCATGACCCTGTCCCCGGCGATCGCAGAGGAGACCTTCGCGTGA
- a CDS encoding GntR family transcriptional regulator, giving the protein MDVPTYLVLADRLEHELAAEPAGARVPSEHELARLHAVNRLTARAALDELEQRRVVRRRRGSGTFVSRRYDMTVTPQSALSWSQVVRAAGGSARAEVVDGPTQASPEDLGNGVDVLVLHRVGWVDGQRALCKTSWLATDLVPGLHEALPRHDSLFTALEQAYGLRPQRHALRAEITAPPPAVRETLDLPRNTEVVWIASRTDSERTGRTVEVTHSWLRADLFRLVVDLRP; this is encoded by the coding sequence ATGGACGTCCCGACCTACCTGGTGCTGGCCGACCGGCTCGAACACGAGCTGGCCGCCGAGCCCGCGGGCGCGCGCGTGCCGTCCGAACACGAGCTGGCCCGCCTGCACGCCGTGAACCGGCTGACCGCGCGAGCCGCGCTGGACGAGCTGGAGCAGCGGCGGGTCGTACGCCGACGGCGCGGCAGCGGCACGTTCGTCAGCCGCCGCTACGACATGACCGTCACGCCGCAATCGGCACTGAGCTGGTCACAGGTCGTCCGCGCGGCGGGCGGCAGCGCGCGGGCCGAGGTCGTCGACGGCCCCACACAGGCCTCACCCGAGGACCTGGGCAACGGCGTGGATGTGCTGGTGCTGCACCGGGTCGGCTGGGTCGACGGGCAGCGCGCGCTGTGCAAGACCAGCTGGCTCGCCACCGACCTCGTGCCCGGCCTGCATGAGGCCCTGCCCCGGCACGATTCCCTGTTCACCGCCCTGGAGCAGGCCTACGGCCTGCGCCCGCAGCGGCACGCCCTGCGCGCCGAGATCACGGCCCCGCCCCCGGCCGTACGGGAGACCCTGGACCTGCCGCGCAACACCGAGGTCGTCTGGATCGCCAGCCGCACCGACAGCGAACGCACCGGCCGCACCGTCGAGGTCACCCACTCCTGGCTGCGCGCCGACCTGTTCCGCCTGGTGGTCGACCTGCGGCCCTGA
- a CDS encoding SDR family NAD(P)-dependent oxidoreductase: MTTRVALITGSSRGLGRTIARRLARDGMAVAVNGRQEKPLAELVAEIRAEGGTAAAFPADVTDEQDVSRLAEAIASQLGPVDVLVLNATGPQPEARIADADRAAFDAQLAFFVHSPVLLGRALTPGMIARGHGRIVHVDSEVADRPQPGWSAYATAKNAQIGLARAWARELAPHGITVNSVAPGWIPVERHAGSSVDGYLATVPAGRMGTPDDIAHVVAFLAGDGAGFVTGQRIVVDGGRSLHA, from the coding sequence GTGACGACACGCGTAGCCCTCATCACCGGCAGCTCCCGAGGCCTGGGCCGGACCATCGCCCGGCGGCTGGCCCGCGACGGCATGGCCGTAGCCGTCAACGGCCGCCAGGAGAAGCCCCTCGCCGAGCTGGTCGCCGAGATCCGCGCCGAAGGCGGCACCGCGGCCGCGTTCCCCGCGGACGTCACCGATGAGCAGGACGTGTCCCGGCTCGCCGAGGCGATCGCGTCGCAGCTCGGCCCGGTGGACGTGCTGGTGCTCAACGCCACCGGCCCGCAGCCCGAGGCGCGGATCGCCGACGCCGACCGGGCGGCGTTCGACGCGCAGTTGGCGTTCTTCGTACACAGTCCGGTGCTGCTCGGACGGGCGCTGACGCCCGGCATGATCGCGCGCGGCCACGGCCGCATCGTGCACGTCGACTCGGAGGTCGCCGACCGGCCGCAGCCGGGCTGGTCGGCGTACGCCACCGCGAAGAACGCGCAGATCGGCCTCGCCCGCGCCTGGGCGCGCGAGCTGGCCCCGCACGGCATCACGGTGAACAGCGTCGCGCCCGGGTGGATCCCGGTCGAGCGGCACGCGGGGTCCTCCGTGGACGGTTACCTGGCCACGGTGCCCGCCGGGCGGATGGGCACGCCGGACGACATCGCGCACGTGGTCGCCTTCCTGGCCGGCGACGGCGCGGGCTTCGTCACCGGGCAGCGCATCGTCGTCGACGGCGGCCGCAGCCTGCACGCGTGA